The stretch of DNA AACCATCCCAATAAATCCGGCGAGAGATGAAGCCATTGCAGCTCCATCAACACCGTAAGCCTGAAAACCTAGATTTCCATAAATCAAAACCCAGTTCAAAAAAATATTACTGAAAGTCACAACGAAGGCTGCGATCATCCCTATATAGGTTAGCCCAAGCCCATTTAGAAATGCTCGTATCACAAAAAGTACAAAGAAGAAACCTGACCCGAGAAAACGGATCTTAATGTAAGAGCCTGCGGTTTGAATAATGGCTTGGTCATCACTCAAAAGCTGTACAAATGAGTCAGTCAAAAAATATCCTATGAGTGAAAAAAGAATCCCTCCATAGATTGCAAAACCGATTGCGGATAAGGCAACTTTCCCGACACCGGAGAAATTTTTTTCTCCTACTCTTCTAGCGGTTAAGATTTGCACACTGGATGATGCGTTTAATATAAAAGATAGAATTGTGAAATAGGCAATTCCACCGAGACCTGTTGCGCCAAGAGCAATTTCACCGAGTTTTCCTACCATCATCGTATCGGCAACTTGGATCATAGTATGGCTTATCATTTCTAAAAATACGGGAAGAGAAAGGCTTAGGATTAGAAAATTTAGTTTTGTGTTTTGGAAAATTCTTTTAATTTTGTGAAACATTATAGTTACAAACAATGTTTTTTCTTTGACTAAGAAAGCAATGGTTTTTCACTAAAGGGGAGTTTGCTTGCTTATTTGGAGCTTTGCTTTTTGTCTTTCCAATACCACCATTGCAATTTTTCGCTAACACGTTTTTTTTCCGGGGTTTTAGCAAAATAGCAAGCACACCTAAATACATAGAGTAAGCACCTGTCTTGGGTCATTCCAGAAAAATCATTTGAGTCTTTATAAAGAACTTCCGGCTCTTTATTTTTCAAATCTTCTATTTTTCGTATCCCTATATCATACAAATCTTGTGCAATAGATTTACCTACACCCGGAATTTGCATCAAATCTTTTAAGGACTCATATTTTGCATTCATCTAATTTAGGGCTTCTGAAGTTTTGATTCTATATCGGCTTTTATTTTTTCGTACCCTTTTTTTCCAAGTAGAGCAAACATATTGTTTTTGTAACTTTCTACTCCCGGCTGATCAAACGGGTTTACCCCCAGCATGTAACCGGATACGCCGCAGGCATACTCAAAGAAATAAATTAACTCCCCTATTGTTTCTTCTTTTATTTCAGGAATATCAACTTCTATACTGGGAACTTCGCCATCGTGGTGGGCAAGTATGGTTCCGAGTAATGCCTTTTCGGTAAGATAGGAAAAAGTTTTACCAGCTATAAAATTTAATCCATCGGGGTCGTCTTTTACGGTAGGGATTTTGAGATTTTTCTTGGGAGAAGAAATTTTTAAAACTGTCTCAAACAGCATTCTCTCCCCGTCTTGAATGTATTGTCCCATTGAATGAAGGTCTGAGGTAAAATTCACTCCTGCGGGAAAGATTCCTTTTTTTTCTTTTCCTTCACTTTCTCCGTAGAGTTGCTTCCACCATTCCGTAAAATATTGAAGTGCAGGATTGTAGTTTACGAGTATTTCAATTTTTCGACCTGTGTCGTATAACGTATTTCGCAGAGAAGCATAAAGGCAGGCTATATTTTTTTCTGGGTTGTTCTCTTTCGATAGAGAGTCAGCCATTTTCGATGCACCTTTGACAAAAGACTTAATTTTATTTCCGGCTACTGCAATCGGCAAAAGTCCAACTGGGGTCAATACCGAATAACGTCCACCGACATCATCTGGGATTACAAAAGTTTGAAATCCGTATTCATCTGAGAGTTTTTTTAAAGCTCCCTTGGATTTGTCTGTAGTGGATATTACGCGTTTTTTTAATTTTTTGTTTCCGTATTTTTTTTTGGCGAGTTCAAGTAGTAACCTAAAAGCCAATGCAGGCTCTGTAGTTGTTCCCGACTTGGAAATTACATTTATGGAAAAATCTTTGTCTTCTAAAAAATCCAAAAGCTCGCTATGGTAGGTTGAGTCTGTGTGGTGTCCTGCATAGAGTATTTTGGTTTTCTTTTTTTTGAAAAAATCAAAAGGAGATTGAAGAGATTCTATGACTGCCCTTGCGCCAAGGTAGGAGCCGCCGATCCCTACAACTACTAAATAGTCTGAGCTTTCTTGAATTTGTTCTGCAACGTCTTGGATTTTTTCTAATTCAGAGTTTTTTATCTTTAAAGGTAAATCCACCCATCCAAGAAATTCAGAGCCTTTGCCTGTTTTGTTATGGAGTAGCTTTCTGGACTCTTCGGATTCTTTTAGATTTTTTTCTAAGGCTTCTTTGGAAAAAAAATTTTCCGTAAATCTAGATTGGATTTTTATATCGGACATAATCACTCCTTTGAATTGAAAGAATCAATTTCAATTTACATTGTAAGAAAATTAGAATTTCTTTGTCAGCATTTTATTTTATTAAATAATAGATTTCTCCCTTTGCGAAGTCAGAAAAATAGATTTCTCCTTTTGAATTTTGGCCAAAAGTACTGATTGGAAAATTTGCCTTGAACAATTTGAAATTATTTATTTTCCTTGATTTTTCAGTAAAAAGAACCCAAACTTTTCCGCTTACAAAGTCTCCGTAAACATACCCTCCATACAATTCAGGAATTTCTTTTCCTCTGTAAACATAACCGCCCGTAATCGACTGACCTTCCGAATGGGAATATTCGTGTATTGGCTCTGCAAATTTTTCGTTACATTTTGGATTTTTTTTGTAACAGTGAAAACCTTCTCGAATATTCCAGCCGTAGTTTTTCCCTTTTTCTATAATGTTGATTTCTTCGTACTCGTTTTGACCGACATCGGCGAGAAAAAGTCTTCCTGTAGATTTGTCGAAAGAATACCTCCATGGGTTTCTAAGACCGTAGGCAAATATTTCGGGCAAGAACTCTTTATCGTTTGCAAAAGGATTGTCTTTTGGGATTTTGTAGAGTTTGTGTTTTTCATTTTTGTCAACATCAATTCTAATCATAGAGCCAAGCATGGTTTTTGTATTTTGGCCATGACCGTGAGGATCTCCACCCGAGCCTCCGTCCCCAAACCCAATATACAACAGCCCGTCATTTCCAAAAGCCAGTTGACCTGCATTGTGGTTAGGGTAGGGCTGTTCGATTTTGAGTAAAACTTTTAAAGGGGATTTTAAGTTTTCTGAAAAATTTTTGGACTTGGATAAAAATTCTGTGATAAAAGTGTAGTCTTTTCCGTTTTCTCTAACTACATAGTTTGCATAGAATAAGCCATTTTGTAAAAACTTAGGGTGAAATGCAAAACCGAGTAGCCCGGCTTCGCTTCTTGTAGTAACAACTTCTTTCAAATTTAGGAAAATATTTTTTTTACCGCTTGAAATTTCAATCAATACTCCGGTTCCATTTTTTTCCAATACGATCATTTTGTTGTCGTTTAAAGGAAAAAATTGTATGTCTGTGATTTCTTGAAAGCCGGTTAGGATTTTTTTGAAATGTATTTTTGTCGTGAAGTTTGGGCTTTCTCCTTGGATCGGAGAGAAGAGAGTGAAGAACAGAAAAAAAAGAATACAATTCGAAAGAGTAAGATTTCTATTCATAAGACAGGTGCTTTTGTAAATATAGTTTCCAATTCAAAATATAGTTCTGAATTCTTACAGATACTTAGTCTTTCGCATAACGCATAAAATGGGCTATAAGACGATTCTATATAGTTTATTTCAAAAGAAGTCGTGTATAGTAGTTCGGGTTTTTGACTAAGGTTGAGTCTGTGTGAGAATATTTTTTTTAGTAAGTCGGTGTAGTTTTGAAAAACTACCAAAATAGGGATTTGAAGGGTTTTGAAAAAATTTTCTAATAACTCTATGGTTATATGGTCTGAAATAATAAGAGAGTAGTCTATGGAGTTTAGATTTTCATTGGATAAAAAATCTTCCCAGTAATCGACTGTTTTTCTTTCTTTATTTTTGCAATTATAACCCTGGCAGATAGACGCACCGTAAAAAGAAAAATTTTGACTTTTCGGATCCTTTGTAAATACAGGGTGGATCATGCAACCGATCTTTTTCTCTTCTTGGTCTATATAACCCAGAAAGGGACAGTTGTATGTGGTATTGTCAAACTTTTCTATTTTGTTTTCTTTTTCTTCCATAGTCTGGCGATAGGCTGCAATTGTATGGGCTTTTTTAAAGTCTATTAGAGAACGAAAGTTTTGCGTACGTTTTTTAAATAAGTTTCTTAATTCTGTTTTTGAAATTTTTAAATTTAGAAACCCACAACACGCTCCGCAAGAAAAGCAGGAATTTTTTGGTTGGCAAACACTCATGATTTTTGGTTTAAAAAAATGCTTTTGCGAAAACCGGGAAAAGACAGGCTTGTATTGTTTTCAGAATCTCTGTCGATGAGTACTCCTGTCAGAGGGAAACTTCTTTTATTTTTTAAATTCAATAGTAAAAGTTTTCCGTCAATTTCATCTATTATAGATTGCACATACTCTTCACTTGCAAAGGGAGCTTGTGCCAGAAAGGAGGAAGGCTTTGTCCCTCTGAAGTAGTAATTGGTCTTTGTGTCTGAATCCGGGTGAACTAAAACTATGGCCAAGTTTTCAAATTCTTCTAATTCAAGTAATAAATTTTCGTAATAGTATTGAAATGAGATGAGATAGATCTCTACCAATTTTTCGTCAATTTTTTCTTGGGTATATAACTCAACCCATTGGATCATTTTATAAATTGTGTCTTTCAGTGTGTAAAGGATGGATACCGAGTTGTCCAAAAGTGGATTCATTCTCAGTTTCTTAAAGTCACTCAAACACTGAAAAATTAAATCCCACCAATTTTTTAAAGTGAGTGCATCGTCCGGATGCTCTGGAATATACCTTCCCAGTGAATGAAATTTGTGATCACTGAAAACAAAGCACCCAATCACTTTAGAAAATTCTTCAAAGGTATTTTTTAATTGATCGAAGTTTTCAATTGCAGTACTTGTAGAAACATCTTTCATGAAGTCCATATAGGATTTTGCAATCGGGGTCGGATAGAAATTATAAACATTAGAAGGGTTGATGATGTCTTTTTTCAGCTTTGCTTTTTCTTCTAGAATTTTAAAAGTAGGATCCCCATGGAGAGAATAATTTGCCCAAGTTAGATCGTTTATGTTGTAGTTTCTTCTTGCATATTCTCCTGCAAGAAAAAGAGACTCGCCTATTGTTTTGTCGTTGAATAGAGAAGTATAAAATCGTATAGTAAAATCTAAGGTATTTTCGTTGTCTGCAATTTCCCAATTTGTTCCAATAAATGTACGAATCCCCGACATTAGAAATGAGCCTGCGAAGAAATTTAAAATACTTGGATTGGATTTCTTTTTAGCGTTTTCGGATGACTGACAGGAATTGCTAAAAACTAAATCTGTGTCAAAGCCGCTACTCTTGATTTCTCTTGCCTTTATTACTTTATCGTTGGACAGTAGCCAACCGTTTTCCAAAGGATCGTCAGAAAAGTATAAATGTCCGGAATAGTGTATGATATTTTTTCCTTTGATGAGAGACAGTAACTTTAGTTTTGTGACTTGCCTTCCTCCGATAAATTCTATATCTAAAACAGACGACGGGACTTTTTGCTTTAGGGTTTTATATAGTTTTTCTCCTTCTAATCTTGCCCAATCTAAATCCTCAGTTGGGTCTGCGATGATTAGCATTTTCAGGCTTTCTCTGGATTTTTTCAATTTACTGTGAGAGTACCCTTGAATGGTTTTTCCTATACAAAATTTATCTGATAAAAAACAATTTCCGTTGTGTAGCACAGACCAAGGAATTACGCTTAAAGGGGGTGCAATGTGAAAGTGAAGATATTTCTCTGATGTAGTTCTTAATTTGTCGGCGATCGGGGTTGGAAAAAATTGGTCAAAAAAAGCCTCTCCGATTTTTTTTAGGTCACTAAGTATGTCGATGGAAATTTGTGAATTGCCATCTTGATCAAAATACAGATTTCTGGAGACCTTGGTAAGGTGGTCAACCTCTTTCATAAATTCAAAAATCAAATCTTCATCTACAATGGATTGCAAATGGGATTCTTTGGTAGGACTGTCATTTTCTAATACATTAAATACATTGACGTTTCCTACACGGTCAATTAATAACTCGATCATAAGGAAATATTATTCTGTATAGATTGTAAGGTCAACTGATTTCAATCTATTTTTTCCGTTGAAATTCAGTCTATAGATTCCTTCCTGTAAATTTGGAAAACTCACAATTCCTTCTTCGTCTATTTTAGAAGACATAAGCAGTCTTTGGTTTAAGTTTAATTCGACTTCGTGAAAAGTGTTTTCATTTTTTGGATGCAGTTGAATCGTAAGGTAAATTAAATTTTCAGACTCTTTGATGAATTGATAAGAAAAATGAATGTCTTTATCTGATTCTTCCAAGATTTTATATTTCAGAGAAGTATTTTTACTGCGAAAGGACGGGGACAACGGGTAGAGACTTTCTATGATACCTTTTCCAAACACGTCAAACACTTTAATCGTATCTGAAATTACACAAAGTAAGGATAGGTTTTGAGATTTGGCAGTGGTGTTGTCTTGGATAAATTTTTGTAAATAGACAGGAAGGGGCTTATTCGGGATATTTTTATCTTCCATTTTTGCGAGATCAATATTTTCGTTAAAATCCGAATACACCTTTGAGTTTGTCCCTGCAAGATATTTTTCTTTCAGAGTGTCAATGGTGAAATGAATCGTTTCAATACTTTGGTGGAGGGCTGATGTGCAATTTTCGCATTCAAATACTTTTGCAAATTGAATATCATTATTGAATAGAAAATTCTCAATCCTACTTCCATAGCAGGTTGGGTTTTTACAAAATTTATTATCATTCATAGTTTAAGTTCACTCGGTTACTGTATTTGAGACGAAAAAAAAAGATTTTTTACACATAGGCCAACAAATTTTTTTGAAGTATTTCTATAACTCGGATCAAAGCTACGCTTACGTTTCCCTCTGATATTTCCAAGATTTCGGATACTAACTTGTGTGGGGTTCTGGCAATTAGGTTGCCTTTTTGCTTTTTAGTCAATAATTTTTGGATTTGTTCGTATTTTTTGGAAATTGCAGATTCAATTTTATCTTTATATTCGAGGTTATCTTGAAAATTGATTTTTCCTTCCTTGTTTTGAATTTCTTTCAATCTTTGAATTGATG from Leptospiraceae bacterium encodes:
- a CDS encoding CHAT domain-containing protein, with product MIELLIDRVGNVNVFNVLENDSPTKESHLQSIVDEDLIFEFMKEVDHLTKVSRNLYFDQDGNSQISIDILSDLKKIGEAFFDQFFPTPIADKLRTTSEKYLHFHIAPPLSVIPWSVLHNGNCFLSDKFCIGKTIQGYSHSKLKKSRESLKMLIIADPTEDLDWARLEGEKLYKTLKQKVPSSVLDIEFIGGRQVTKLKLLSLIKGKNIIHYSGHLYFSDDPLENGWLLSNDKVIKAREIKSSGFDTDLVFSNSCQSSENAKKKSNPSILNFFAGSFLMSGIRTFIGTNWEIADNENTLDFTIRFYTSLFNDKTIGESLFLAGEYARRNYNINDLTWANYSLHGDPTFKILEEKAKLKKDIINPSNVYNFYPTPIAKSYMDFMKDVSTSTAIENFDQLKNTFEEFSKVIGCFVFSDHKFHSLGRYIPEHPDDALTLKNWWDLIFQCLSDFKKLRMNPLLDNSVSILYTLKDTIYKMIQWVELYTQEKIDEKLVEIYLISFQYYYENLLLELEEFENLAIVLVHPDSDTKTNYYFRGTKPSSFLAQAPFASEEYVQSIIDEIDGKLLLLNLKNKRSFPLTGVLIDRDSENNTSLSFPGFRKSIFLNQKS
- a CDS encoding pathogenicity locus; this encodes MNAKYESLKDLMQIPGVGKSIAQDLYDIGIRKIEDLKNKEPEVLYKDSNDFSGMTQDRCLLYVFRCACYFAKTPEKKRVSEKLQWWYWKDKKQSSK
- a CDS encoding glucose-6-phosphate isomerase; the encoded protein is MSDIKIQSRFTENFFSKEALEKNLKESEESRKLLHNKTGKGSEFLGWVDLPLKIKNSELEKIQDVAEQIQESSDYLVVVGIGGSYLGARAVIESLQSPFDFFKKKKTKILYAGHHTDSTYHSELLDFLEDKDFSINVISKSGTTTEPALAFRLLLELAKKKYGNKKLKKRVISTTDKSKGALKKLSDEYGFQTFVIPDDVGGRYSVLTPVGLLPIAVAGNKIKSFVKGASKMADSLSKENNPEKNIACLYASLRNTLYDTGRKIEILVNYNPALQYFTEWWKQLYGESEGKEKKGIFPAGVNFTSDLHSMGQYIQDGERMLFETVLKISSPKKNLKIPTVKDDPDGLNFIAGKTFSYLTEKALLGTILAHHDGEVPSIEVDIPEIKEETIGELIYFFEYACGVSGYMLGVNPFDQPGVESYKNNMFALLGKKGYEKIKADIESKLQKP